The following proteins are encoded in a genomic region of Diadema setosum chromosome 10, eeDiaSeto1, whole genome shotgun sequence:
- the LOC140234323 gene encoding uncharacterized protein, translating to MTWTRHHVEAGDSCLRHRSHSSQVAHCIRAILQDWCSNIYQGRRGEIYGTVLSWGMGCMVFPLCLGILQVGVFKPLSLTASHVFAPGLGLCSVAVSGILASFTVLGSYSKFHNDYRDDITLDVSVADIACYGLGSAVLFKLFKGHFYQVLPSTVLQPGAFAWQGIPASKHYASFGKKAQLAAIGSKYGCHTCGKRWTTKMFIADHQPPLALSKRKGKLQAVVKIFRPKQPEYKFYPQCISCSRIQQGYLSARAVQQIGDLAPGKRVKVVNNHIITHATSLRLYHLYLPLPVLISTACHICAG from the exons ATGACGTGGACCAGACATCATGTAGAAGCTGGAGATTCCTGCCTCCGACATCGGTCTCACAGTAGTCAAGTGGCACACTGTATCAGGGCCATTCTACAAGACTGGTGTTCCAATATTTACCAAGGTAGAAGAGGAGAGATATATGGCACAGTGCTGAGCTGGGGCATGGGATGTATGGTCTTTCCTCTTTGCCTTGGCATTCTTCAG GTTGGTGTATTCAAGCCTCTCTCTCTAACTGCCTCCCATGTCTTTGCTCCTGGTCTTGGACTCTGTTCAGTGGCTGTTTCAGGCATCTTGGCTTCCTTTACCGTCCTTGGCAGCTATTCCAAATTCCATAATG ACTACAGAGATGACATCACTCTTGATGTGAGTGTAGCTGATATTGCCTGCTATGGTCTGGGTTCTGCAGTGCTGTTTAAACTCTTTAAAGGCCATTTCTACCAGGTTCTTCCCAGTACAGTTTTACAACCAG GAGCTTTTGCATGGCAAGGTATTCCAGCCAGTAAGCACTATGCCAGCTTTGGGAAGAAGGCTCAACTAGCAGCCATTGGTAGCAAGTATGGATGCCACACCTGTGGGAAACGATGGACCACCAAGATGTTCATTGCAGACCATCAACCTCCTTTAGCA ctatcaaaaagaaaagggaaactACAAGCTGTGGTCAAGATCTTCCGTCCAAAGCAACCAGAGTACAAATTCTACCCACAATGCATCAGCTGCTCACGGATCCAACAAGGCTACCTCAGTGCTAGGGCTGTGCAGCAGATTGGGGACCTTGCTCCAGGCAAGCGAGTCAAGGTAGTCAACAACCACATCATCACGCATGCCACGTCGTTGAGATTGTATCACCTCTATCTTCCTCTGCCAGTATTGATATCAACCGCCTGTCATATATGTGCTGGCTAA
- the LOC140234010 gene encoding transmembrane protein 214-A-like — translation MSSSAKWETVSHKKKATQADKKAAQRALAQNAPKVDQMSPLQESSTIFSAAFSSNSAQKGSKSANGDAHGGGKKPGQQKKKGSEGKKKMEHLGSLDEALSNVDVGELKAQLEDVKTRCPDSPALWLGDLALFLNRKLLTKETDPTFPDKPSDYPLCKLSGAVQSVLRNLIGSYQERMLKMFHQHCIREIENDLPKGQSVNGYRVFLQLLAKDYPQFVTSHLQDYLEIFKRRQSDKATSLTILWSCVQAGHSDPVICLHVWSKVLLPLLGQKMVSYYAVAVLNRFLSSNLDEQRASQVLGPNEFFPILDYVFTPNNSLPSNLQKQLMAHYPRLKSIAFQEHRESNLRNFFPSLLARTTENCPEPLKTELLECLVFCLCRDPHCFSEWRQMYDTHMKQSSVLMKHIVSIWNTAKLPKMLLQETVRAFSVTNDELRSSHQGHKDYEDCQAVSKELLEKMSSFTFPWKSFVSVLLLAIITALALDILSSGGFQGSRSEEFLKKSGLYVVCKHAFTKVSLFSASAFRWVQEKTPIYYGKICELCGPYLVLALDKLGDLWTWLVVVTTPLQDFISKNAPIFLEWLLKQIVIVLQFAEVWLSHLWAVIAETSVAVWTQISPLVQHVGEITLQYTSRLWVALSPALSDVWNWLQEQFSKT, via the exons ATGTCGTCTTCTGCAAAGTGGGAAACAGTCTCCCACAAAAAGAAAGCCACGCAGGCCGATAAAAAGGCAGCCCAGAGAGCTTTGGCCCAAAATGCTCCGAAAGTCGATCAGATGT CACCTCTGCAGGAGAGTTCAACAATCTTCAGTGCAGCATTTTCTTCCAACTCGGCACAGAAGGGGTCAAAAAGTGCCAATGGAGATGCCCATGGTGGTGGGAAGAAGCCAGGAcaacagaagaagaagggaagcgaaggaaagaagaaaatggaacATTTGGGCAGTCTTGATGAGGCTTTGAGTAATGTTGATGTGGGAGAGCTGAAAGCTCAGCTTGAGGATGTCAAAACGAGGTGTCCCGACTCACCAGCA CTCTGGCTGGGTGATTTGGCACTGTTCTTGAACCGGAAGCTACTGACCAAAGAGACTGATCCTACCTTTCCTGATAAGCCTTCAG ATTATCCACTGTGTAAACTGAGTGGAGCAGTCCAGTCAGTGTTACGGAATCTCATTGGTTCTTACCAAGAGAGAATGCTGAAGATGTTTCACCAGCATTGCATCAGGGAGATTGAGAATGACTTACCCAAAG GTCAGTCAGTGAACGGCTACAGGGTTTTCCTTCAGCTTCTTGCCAAGGACTACCCACAGTTTGTGACGAGTCACCTCCAAGAT TATTTAGAGATCTTCAAGCGAAGGCAAAGTGACAAGGCCACCAGTCTGACCATTCTATGGAGCTGTGTTCAAGCTGGTCACAGTGATCCTGTCATTTGTCTACATG tGTGGAGTAAAGTGCTGCTGCCCCTACTTGGACAGAAGATGGTGTCTTACTATGCTGTTGCTGTGCTGAACCGCTTTTTAAG TTCAAACCTAGATGAGCAGCGTGCCAGCCAGGTACTTGGACCAAATGAGTTCTTCCCCATCTTGGACTATGTCTTCACCCCAAACAACTCGCTTCCATCTAA CTTGCAGAAACAGCTAATGGCTCACTACCCAAGGCTCAAG AGTATTGCCTTCCAGGAACACCGAGAGTCCAACCTAAGGAACTTCTTCCCATCCTTGTTGGCTAGGACCACTGAGAACTGCCCTGAGCCTCTCAAGACGGAG CTGCTGGAGTGCCTAGTGTTCTGTCTGTGCAGAGATCCACATTGCTTCAGTGAATGGCGTCAAATGTATGATACTCACATGAAGCAATCCAGTGTCTTAATGAAACACATCGTCTCCATCTGGAATACTGCAAAG CTGCCTAAGATGCTCCTACAGGAAACTGTGAGGGCCTTCAGTGTGACCAATGATGAGCTTCGGTCATCTCATCAGGGTCATAAGGACTACGAGGACTGCCAAGCCGTTTCCAAG gaattgcttgaaaagatgagTAGCTTCACATTTCCATGGAAAAGCTTTGTGTCTGTTTTACTTCTGGCCATCATCACAGCTCTGGCCCTGGACATACTGAGCAGTGGAGGGTTCCAAG GTTCACGATCAGAAGAATTCCTGAAGAAGTCTGGTCTCTACGTAGTCTGCAAACATGCGTTCACCAAAGTGTCTCTTTTTAGTGCTAGTGCATTTAG ATGGGTCCAGGAGAAAACACCAATCTACTATGGTAAAATATGTGAGCTTTGTGGACCCTACCTTGTGCTGGCCCTAGACAAACTTGGTGACCTATGGACATGGCTCGTCGTCGTGACAACTCCTCTCCAAGATTTTATTTCTAAAAATGCTCCCATTTTCCTGGAGTGG TTGCTGAAACAGATTGTGATAGTACTGCAGTTTGCTGAGGTGTGGTTGTCTCACTTGTGGGCTGTGATAGCAGAGACTTCAGTCGCTGTGTGGACTCAGATATCCCCGCTTGTGCAACACGTTGGGGAGATTACTCTACAGTATACATCCAGGCTTTGGGTTGCCTTATCTCCTGCTCTGTCAGATGTCTGGAACTGGTTACAAGAGCAGTTCAG TAAAACATAG